The sequence AACCTGGTTCTATTGTTCCTCGGCTGGGAAGGAGTTGGACTATGCTCCTACCTCCTCATCGGCTACTGGTTTGAGGATGAGGCCAAGGCCAGGGCGGGGATGAAAGCCTTTATCGTCAACCGTATCGGTGACGCAGGCTTCATCGTTGCTATGATTCTCTTGTACCGCCAGTTCGGTACCTTGAGTATCAGCGAGATCGCACAGGCGGCTCCGGGGGCTCGGGTCGGTCAGGGCTTCTTTACCGCCGCTACCCTGCTGATGTTCATGGGGGCCACCGGTAAGTCAGCCCAGATCCCCCTCCATGTCTGGCTGCCGGACGCCATGGCCGGGCCCACGCCCGTGTCGGCGCTCATCCATGCCGCCACTATGGTCACTGCCGGCGTGTACCTCATTGCCCGCAACAACGTGCTTTTCAGCCTGGCCCCCGCCACTATGACTACCGTGGCTACCCTCGGTATCCTCACGGCTCTCTTCGCAGCCTCTATCGCTATCACCCAGAATGACATCAAAAAGGTACTGGCCTACTCCACTATCAGTCAGTTGGGATATATGTTTACTGCTGTGGGAGTGGGCGCGTTCTCCGCAGGTATTTTTCATCTCATGACCCACGCCTTTTTCAAGGGTCTCCTGTTTCTAGCTGCTGGCAGTGTTATTCACAGCCTGAAAGGTGAGCAGGATCTGAGCAAAATGGGCGGTCTTCAGGTGCATCTGCCTACAACACATTGGACCATGCTGGTAGGGGTGCTGGCCATCGCTGGCATTCCCGGATTCTCGGGCTTTTTCAGCAAGGATGAGATTCTCTGGGGTGCTTTCAGCCAGCACGAGGGTTTTAGCTTGATCTGGTTGGCGGGAATTCTTACGGCCGGTCTCACGGCTTTCTACATGTTTCGGCTCTTTTTCCGCACCTTTTATGGAGAGGCCGCTTGGGCGGGGAGTCACCAGCCCCACGAATCCCCTTCTGTGATGACCATTCCCCTAGTCCTTTTAGCGTTCCTGGCCATCTTCGGGGGCTATATAGGCTTCCCGGAAGCGCTAGGAGGAATCAACCGGTTCCATCACTTCCTCGAACCGGTCTTAGCTGGACCTCAAGTGATCGGCATGGCGGGCCAGCAAGCCTCACATGGACTCGAGCTTTC is a genomic window of Candidatus Neomarinimicrobiota bacterium containing:
- the nuoL gene encoding NADH-quinone oxidoreductase subunit L, with protein sequence MADILYLITLFPLLGFLINGLVGRRLTEKQSGLVACLAVGGSFIISAQLLFALLALPPEERLFTQTLFSWIPVGELNIQVGYWFDPLSAVMTLVVSGVGLLIHIYSIGYMHGDPGVRRYFSFLNLFTFMMLSLVLADNLVLLFLGWEGVGLCSYLLIGYWFEDEAKARAGMKAFIVNRIGDAGFIVAMILLYRQFGTLSISEIAQAAPGARVGQGFFTAATLLMFMGATGKSAQIPLHVWLPDAMAGPTPVSALIHAATMVTAGVYLIARNNVLFSLAPATMTTVATLGILTALFAASIAITQNDIKKVLAYSTISQLGYMFTAVGVGAFSAGIFHLMTHAFFKGLLFLAAGSVIHSLKGEQDLSKMGGLQVHLPTTHWTMLVGVLAIAGIPGFSGFFSKDEILWGAFSQHEGFSLIWLAGILTAGLTAFYMFRLFFRTFYGEAAWAGSHQPHESPSVMTIPLVLLAFLAIFGGYIGFPEALGGINRFHHFLEPVLAGPQVIGMAGQQASHGLELSLMVVSTVVVLGAVYYAYRVYIRQPTLAADLAQRLGLVYRLSFNKYFVDEAYQLLVVRPFQALATVSWKWFDVRVVDGVVNGSGFTIAWLGGVIRRVQTGLIQHYASIILLGVIFILIYLYIA